Proteins encoded by one window of Aphis gossypii isolate Hap1 chromosome X, ASM2018417v2, whole genome shotgun sequence:
- the LOC126552601 gene encoding uncharacterized protein LOC126552601, which yields MKKWKARIAEAKTGGWTKRLIPYVDRWCERKGDLDYHTTQVLSGHGCFGVYLHKIKKEETDVCHHCNMGPDSAEHTVVECPAWDEERHRLQRATGTTVTIDNLVTTMLDSPANWQAVRDFARAVMSKKEAAERKREKPGGPKARRRERT from the coding sequence ATGAAAAAGTGGAAGGCGCGCATCGCCGAAGCTAAAACCGGTGGATGGACCAAACGACTAATCCCGTACGTCGATAGGTGGTGCGAAAGAAAAGGCGACCTTGATTACCACACAACACAGGTCCTTTCCGGTCACGGTTGCTTCGGGGTCTATCTCCATAAAATCAAGAAGGAAGAGACAGACGTGTGCCACCATTGCAACATGGGCCCAGATAGCGCGGAGCACACAGTAGTCGAGTGCCCGGCATGGGATGAAGAGCGGCACCGACTTCAACGTGCGACGGGAACTACGGTCACAATTGACAACCTTGTGACCACCATGCTAGACTCCCCCGCGAACTGGCAGGCCGTCAGAGACTTCGCCAGAGCGGTGATGAGCAAAAAAGAAGCCGCCGAAAGGAAGCGAGAGAAACCTGGAGGACCAAAGGCGAGGAGGAGGGAACGCACGTGA